CCACTGAAACCAGTAAAATTAATAGGTCATTTAGCGACTAAATTAGTGATTGGAGCACTGCTGCTGTTTTTCTTAAATGCATTTGGAACAAGCATTGGCCTTCATATCCCGATCAATGTTGTAACGTCATCCATATCTGGTTTATTAGG
This genomic interval from Bacillus alveayuensis contains the following:
- a CDS encoding inhibitor of the pro-sigma K processing machinery (product_source=KO:K06317; ko=KO:K06317; pfam=PF07441; smart=SM00191; tigrfam=TIGR02862; transmembrane_helix_parts=Outside_1_3,TMhelix_4_24,Inside_25_36,TMhelix_37_56,Outside_57_59,TMhelix_60_82,Inside_83_87); protein product: MEPIILIIGISGFILMLLLVGAPLKPVKLIGHLATKLVIGALLLFFLNAFGTSIGLHIPINVVTSSISGLLGLPGIAALIIIKTVIL